TACTTGCCGTCTCCGGTTGACATCCCGGCGATTCGCGGCGTCGTTCCGGATACCGAAGAAGAAGTGACACGTGAAGCAAGCGATGACGCTCCGTTTGCCGCTTTGGCATTTAAAATCATGACTGACCCGTATGTCGGGAAATTGACGTTTATTCGCGTCTACTCTGGAACGCTTGATTCCGGTTCATATGTGATGAACACGACCAAAGGGAAGCGCGAACGGATCGGCCGCTTGTTGCAAATGCACGCGAACCACCGTCAAGAAATTTCGAAAGTCTATGCCGGTGATATTGCCGCAGCGGTAGGTTTAAAAGATACGACGACCGGTGATACTCTATGTGATGAGAAGCATCCTGTCATTTTAGAGTCGATGCAATTCCCAGAACCGGTCATTTCGGTGGCAATCGAGCCGAAGTCGAAAGCCGATCAAGACAAAATGAGCCAAGCGCTGCAAAAATTGCAAGAAGAAGACCCGACTTTCCGCGCTCACACCGACCCGGAAACGGGACAAACGATCATCTCCGGAATGGGCGAGTTGCATCTTGACATCATCGTCGACCGGATGCGCCGCGAGTTCAAAGTCGAAGCGAACGTCGGGGCGCCGCAAGTTGCCTACCGCGAAACGTTCCGCAAATCGGCGCAAGTCGAAGGCAAATTCATCCGTCAATCCGGCGGCCGCGGTCAATACGGCCACGTTTGGATCGAATTCTCGCCGAACGAGCGCGGCAAAGGCTTCGAATTCGAGAACGCCATCGTCGGTGGGGTTGTTCCGAAAGAGTATGTGCCGGCCGTCCAAGCTGGATTGGAAGAAGCGATGCAAAACGGCGTCTTAGCCGGCTATCCGGTTGTCGACATTAAAGCGAAACTGTTTGACGGATCGTACCACGATGTCGACTCGAGCGAAATGGCATTCAAAATCGCTGCTTCCTTGGCATTGAAAAACGCCGCGACGAAGTGCGATCCGGTTCTTTTGGAACCGATCATGAAAGTCGAAGTCGTCATCCCTGAAGAGTACCTCGGTGACATCATGGGCGACATCACGTCCCGTCGCGGCCGCATCGAGGGGATGGAAGCGCGCGGCAACGCCCAAGTCGTCCGGGCGATGGTGCCGTTGGCTGAAATGTTCGGTTATGCGACATCGCTCCGTTCGAACACGCAAGGACGCGGAACGTTCTCGATGGTGTTTGACCACTATGAAGAAGTTCCGAAAAACATCGCCGATGAAATTATCAAAAAAAATAAAGGCGAATAATTGATTTCTCTTGCTAGTTTCGCTATAAATACTTATGTAAGTAAGACTTGGGAACATTTTGTTCCCAAGCATCCTATACTTACCCAACCATATAAATTCATATCTTACTTTTAAGGAGGATATCTCTCATGGCTAAAGCGAAATTTGAGCGCACGAAACCGCACGTCAACATTGGCACGATCGGCCACGTTGACCACGGGAAAACGACGTTGACAGCTGCGATCACGACGGTTTTGGCGAAACAAGGGAAAGCCGAAGCAAAAGCGTACGACCAAATCGACGCTGCTCCGGAAGAGCGTGAACGCGGGATTACGATTTCGACGGCGCACGTCGAGTATGAAACAGATGCTCGCCACTATGCGCACGTTGACTGCCCGGGCCACGCTGACTACGTCAAAAACATGATCACGGGCGCGGCGCAAATGGACGGCGCGATCCTTGTTGTCTCGGCGGCTGACGGTCCGATGCCGCAAACGCGCGAACACATTCTTCTCTCCCGCCAAGTCGGTGTTCCGTACATCGTTGTATTCTTGAACAAATGCGACATGGTGGACGACGAAGAATTGCTTGAACTTGTTGAAATGGAAGTTCGCGATCTTCTCTCTGAATACGACTTCCCAGGCGATGAAGTGCCGGTCATCAAAGGTTCGGCATTAAAAGCGCTTGAAGGCGACCCGCAATGGGAAGAAAAAATCATTGAACTGATGAATGCGGTTGACGAATACATCCCGACGCCGCAACGTGAAGTGGACAAACCGTTCATGATGCCAATCGAGGACGTCTTCTCGATCACGGGCCGCGGTACGGTTGCAACAGGCCGTGTTGAACGCGGTACGTTGAAAGTTGGCGACCCGGTTGAAATCATCGGTTTGTCGGATGAGCCGAAAACGACGACCGTTACGGGTGTAGAAATGTTCCGCAAACTTCTCGATCAAGCGGAAGCTGGCGACAACATCGGTGCGCTTCTCCGCGGCGTATCTCGTGATGAAGTCGAGCGCGGCCAAGTATTGGCGAAACCTGGTTCGATCACGCCGCACACGAAATTCAAAGCGCAAGTATACGTCCTGACGAAAGAAGAAGGCGGACGCCATACTCCGTTCTTCTCGAACTACCGTCCGCAATTCTACTTCCGTACGACGGACGTAACGGGCATTATCACGCTTCCGGAAGGCGTCGAAATGGTTATGCCTGGCGACAACGTTGAAATGACGGTGGAACTGATCGCCCCGATCGCGATCGAAGAAGGTACGAAATTCTCGATCCGCGAAGGCGGCCGTACGGTCGGCGCTGGCTCTGTATCGGAAATCATCGAGTAATCACGGCAAAAAAGGGTGTCCAGCAATGGACATCCTTTTTTTGATGCCATCTTGACCGTCAGATTGGCGGCTGTGTTGAAAACGGGATGGCAGCTATGTATAATAGAAGAAGTGTGGGAAAAGCAAAGAAATCACTTGCAATCTTGCTTACATACCAGTATAATATCAAATGTTGGTCTTTGACTGCGATGAAGCGGAAGGTTGCTGACACACCCGGCCGCTTTGCCACGGCGGTGTGCAGGAAATTTCCGTGGAGAAGTCTATTTTCAAAATAGGCGAAGAAGGAGGGAAACCAAATGGCAAAAGAAAAAATTCGCATTCGTTTAAAAGCTTACGATCATCGAATTTTAGACCAATCGGCGGAGAAAATTGTGGAAACCGCAAAACGTTCCGGGGCAAAAGTGTCGGGGCCGATCCCGCTGCCGACGGAAAGAACGGTGTATACGATCTTGCGCGCCGTTCATAAGTACAAAGACTCCCGTGAACAATTCGAAATGCGGACGCATAAACGTTTGATCGACATCATCAACCCGACTCCGCAAACGGTTGATTCGTTAATGCGTCTCGATTTGCCGTCGGGCGTTGATATTGAAATTAAACTTTGATCGACTGGGAGGTGTGACACATGACGAAAGGAATCTTAGGAAGAAAGATCGGTATGACGCAAATATTTGCGGAAAATGGCGATTTGATTCCGGTAACCGTCATCCATGCGACGCCGAACGTCGTCCTGCAAAAGAAAACGATCGAAAACGACGGTTACGAAGCGATCCAATTAGGTTTTGAAGATATTAGCGAAAAACGCGCCAATAAACCGCAAATTGGCCATGCTGCCAAAGCTAACACGGCACCTAAGCGCTTCATTCGTGAAATCCGCGGCGCCAACATCGATGAATATGAAGTTGGCCAAGAAGTGAAAGTTGACATTTTCAGCGAAGGCGAAATTGTCGATGTCACGGGCATTTCGAAAGGGAAAGGTTTCCAAGGGGCGATCAAACGCCACGGTCAATCACGCGGACCAATGGCTCACGGTTCCCGTTATCATCGCCGTCCGGGTTCGATGGGGTCCATCGCGCCAAACCGCGTTTTCAAAACGAAAAACTTGCCGGGCCGCATGGGCGGTGAGCGCGTGACGATCCAAAACTTGAAAATCGTGAAAGTGGATCCGGAGCGCAACTTGCTGCTCATTAAAGGCAATGTGCCGGGTCCGAGAAAAGGCTTAGTCATCGTCAAAAGCGCCGTGAAAGCGGCGAAGAAGGCGAAATAACATCCGGCCAAGAAAGGAGGAACTACGTAATGCCAAAAGTAGCATTATACAACCAAAACGGTCAGACGGTCGGCGAAATCGAGTTGAACGACGCCGTTTTTGGGATTGAACCGAATAAGCATGTGTTGTTTGAAGCAGTGATTATGCAACGCGCCTCGATGCGTCAAGGAACGCATAAAACGAAAAACCGCGCTGAAGTGAGCGGCGGCGGCCGCAAGCCATGGCGCCAAAAAGGGACAGGACGCGCCCGTCAAGGTTCGATTCGCGCTCCGCAATGGCGCGGCGGCGGTACGGTCTTTGGTCCAGTTCCGCGCAGCTACAGCTACAAACTTCCGAAAAAAGTTCGCCGTTTAGCGATCAAATCGGCATTGTCTTCGAAAGTGCTCGAAAACGACATCGTTGTATTGGATCAATTGTCGCTTGAAGCACCGAAGACGAAGGAAATGGTCAAAATTTTAAACAATCTCTCAGTGGATCGGAAAGCACTCATTGTGACCGACGAGCTGAATGAGAATGTATATCTGTCGGCGCGCAACATTCCAGGCGTCAAAGTGGTGGCAGCCAACGGCATCAATGTGCTCGATGTGCTCAACCATGACAAACTCGTCATTACGAAGGCGGCCGTGGAGAAAGTAGAGGAGGTGCTTGCATAATGAAAGACCCCCGCGACATTATTAAGCGCCCCATCATCACGGAAAATACAATGAATTTGATCGGGCAAAAAAAATATACGTTTGAGGTCGACGTCAAAGCGAACAAGACGGAAGTGAAAGACGCCGTCGAGAAAATTTTTGGCGTTAAAGTAGCCAAAGTGAACATCATGAACTATAAAGGGAAATTTAAACGCGTCGGCCGCTACAGCGGCTATACGAACCGCCGCCGCAAAGCGATCGTCACGCTGACGCCGGACAGCAAAGAGATCGAACTGTTTGAAGTGTAACATAAACGATGAAGGAGGGACATTCCGATGGCGATCAAGAAGTACAAACCGACATCGAACGGCCGTCGCGGCATGACGGTGCTTGATTTCTCGGAAATTACGACGGATCAGCCGGAAAAATCGCTGCTTGCTCCGTTAAAGAAAAAGGCGGGCCGCAACAATCAAGGGAAAATTACGGTGCGCCATCAAGGCGGCGGCCATAAACGCCAATATCGGATTATCGACTTTAAACGCGACAAAGACGGAATTCCAGGACGCGTTGCTACGATTGAATACGATCCGAACCGTTCTGCCAATATCGCGCTCATCAACTATGCAGACGGTGAAAAACGCTACATTATCGCGCCGAAAAACTTGAAAGTCGGCATGGAAATCATGTCCGGTCCGGATGCGGACATTAAAATCGGCAATGCGCTTCCGCTTGAGAACATCCCAGTCGGTACGCTCGTCCACAATATTGAGCTGAAACCGGGCCGCGGCGGACAATTGGTGCGTGCAGCTGGTACGTCGGCGCAAGTGCTCGGGAAAGAAGGAAAATACGTCATCGTTCGTTTGGCTTCCGGCGAAGTGCGCATGATTTTAGGCAAATGCCGTGCAACGGTTGGTGAAGTCGGCAACGAGCAACACGAACTTGTCAACATCGGGAAAGCAGGACGCGCCCGCTGGTTGGGGATTCGCCCGACAGTTCGCGGTTCGGTTATGAACCCGGTTGACCATCCGCACGGTGGTGGTGAAGGGAAAGCGCCAATCGGACGCAAATCGCCGATGACGCCATGGGGCAAACCGACGCTTGGATACAAAACACGCAAAAAGAAAAACAAATCGGATAAATTCATCATCCGTCGCCGCAAGAAATAATGAACGAGCGCAATTCAGAAGGGAGGTTCACTTATGGGTCGCAGCTTGAAAAAAGGTCCGTTTTGCGATGAGCATTTGATGAAAAAAATCGAAAAACTGAATGCAACAGGGCAAAAACAAGTGATCAAAACGTGGTCTCGCCGTTCGACGATCTTCCCGCAGTTTGTTGGGCATACGATCGCGGTGTACGATGGCCGCAAACATGTTCCGGTCTACATCACGGAAGACATGGTCGGGCACAAACTCGGCGAATTTGCGCCGACGCGCACGTTCCGCGGCCATGCTGGCGATGACAAGAAAACGAAACGGTAATGAGAGGAGGTTCTAGATATGCAAGCCAAAGCTGTTGCAAGAACCGTTCGCATCGCTCCTCGTAAAGCGCGCTTAGTCATTGACTTGATTCGCGGGAAAGAAGTGGGCGAAGCGTTCGCTATTTTGCGCCATACACCAAAAGCAGCTTCCCCGATCATTGAGAAAGTGTTGAAATCAGCAGTCGCCAACGCTGAACACAACTATGACATGGACGTCAACAACTTGGTCATTACTCAAGCGTATGTCGACGAAGGCCCGACGCTGAAACGGTTCCGTCCGCGCGCCATGGGACGGGCAAGCGCCATTAACAAACGCACAAGCCATATTACGATCGTCGTTTCAGAAAAGAAGGAGGGATAATCCGTGGGTCAAAAGGTCAACCCGATCGGTCTGCGCATCGGCATCATTCGTGACTGGGAATCGAGATGGTATGCGGAAAAAGACTATGCAGATCTGTTGCACGAAGACTTGAAAATCCGTGAATACATTAGCAAACGCCTGCAAGACGCGGCCGTCTCCCGCGTGGAGATTGAACGGGCAGCCAACCGCGTCAACGTAACGATCCATACCGCCAAACCGGGCATGGTCATCGGGAAAGGCGGTTCGGAAGTGGAAGCGCTCCGCAAAGCGCTCGCGCAATTGACCGGTAAACGCGTCCATATCAACATTGTAGAAATCAAAAAACCGGACTTGGATGCACGTCTTGTTGCTGAAAATATCGCTCGTCAGCTTGAAAACCGCGTATCGTTCCGCCGGGCGCAAAAACAAGCGATCCAACGTGCGATGCGCGCTGGGGCGAAAGGGATCAAAACGATGGTATCCGGCCGTTTGGGCGGGGCTGACATCGCTCGTTCGGAGCATTACAGCGAAGGGACGGTTCCACTCCATACGCTGCGCGCTGACATTGACTATGGAACAGCAGAAGCCGATACGACGTACGGAAAAATCGGCGTGAAAGTATGGATTTATCGTGGAGAAGTCCTTCCGACCAAGAAAAAAGCTGAGGAAGGAGGAAAATAATCATGTTAATGCCAAAACGCGTCAAATATCGCCGTGAACATCGCGGACGGATGAAAGGCCGGGCGAAAGGCGGCACGGAAGTTCATTTCGGTGAATTTGGGTTGCAAGCATTAGAATCAGCTTGGATTACGAACCGGCAAATCGAAGCAGCCCGTCGGGCGATGACCCGTTACATGAGACGGGGCGGGAAGGTATGGATCCGCATTTTCCCATCCAAACCGTATACGGCAAAACCGCTTGAAGTGCGGATGGGTTCTGGTAAAGGGGCGCCGGAAGGCTGGGTCGCCGTTGTCAAACCAGGCAAAGTGATGTTTGAAGTGGGCGGTGTTTCTGAGGAAGTGGCACGTGAAGCATTGCGTCTCGCTTCTCACAAACTTCCGATCAAATGCAAATTTGTAAAACGTGAAGAAACTGGTGGTGAAGCGTAATGAAAGCGAAAGAAATCCGTGAGTTGACCACTGCCGAGATCGAACAAAAAATTAAAGCGTTGAAGGAAGAATTGTTCAACCTTCGCTTCCAACTGGCCACAGGTCAATTGGAAAACACGGCGCGCATCCGCCAAGTGCGCAAAGACATCGCCCGCATGAAAACGATTATTCGCGAACGTGAGCTCGCTGCCAATAAATAATGTGTTTGAGAGGAGGTTTGTGGAATGAGCCAACGCAATCAACGCAAAGTGTACGTCGGGCGGGTTGTATCGGACAAAATGGACAAAACGATCACCGTGTTGGTCGAAACGTACAAAAAACATCCGCTGTACGGCAAACGCGTGAAATATTCGAAAAAATATAAGGCGCATGATGAACATAACATCGCTAAAGTCGGCGATATCGTGAAAATTATGGAAACTCGCCCGCTGTCGGCCACAAAACGCTTCCGCTTAGTGGAAGTCATCGAAAAAGCGGTTGTTCTGTAATCGTTCTTCACTTAGTTCGGAGAGATAATTCCGAAAGGAGGTTTCGTCGATGATTCAACAAGAATCTCGCTTGAAAGTAGCTGATAACTCTGGTGCACGCGAAGTGCTTGTCATTAAAGTGCTCGGAGGCTCGGGTCGCCGCTATGCGAACATCGGCGACGTCGTTGTGGCGACGGTCAAAGATGCGACACCAGGTGGCGTTGTTAAAAAAGGTC
Above is a window of Geobacillus thermoleovorans DNA encoding:
- the rplC gene encoding 50S ribosomal protein L3, encoding MTKGILGRKIGMTQIFAENGDLIPVTVIHATPNVVLQKKTIENDGYEAIQLGFEDISEKRANKPQIGHAAKANTAPKRFIREIRGANIDEYEVGQEVKVDIFSEGEIVDVTGISKGKGFQGAIKRHGQSRGPMAHGSRYHRRPGSMGSIAPNRVFKTKNLPGRMGGERVTIQNLKIVKVDPERNLLLIKGNVPGPRKGLVIVKSAVKAAKKAK
- the rplV gene encoding 50S ribosomal protein L22: MQAKAVARTVRIAPRKARLVIDLIRGKEVGEAFAILRHTPKAASPIIEKVLKSAVANAEHNYDMDVNNLVITQAYVDEGPTLKRFRPRAMGRASAINKRTSHITIVVSEKKEG
- the rplD gene encoding 50S ribosomal protein L4, which codes for MPKVALYNQNGQTVGEIELNDAVFGIEPNKHVLFEAVIMQRASMRQGTHKTKNRAEVSGGGRKPWRQKGTGRARQGSIRAPQWRGGGTVFGPVPRSYSYKLPKKVRRLAIKSALSSKVLENDIVVLDQLSLEAPKTKEMVKILNNLSVDRKALIVTDELNENVYLSARNIPGVKVVAANGINVLDVLNHDKLVITKAAVEKVEEVLA
- the rpmC gene encoding 50S ribosomal protein L29, giving the protein MKAKEIRELTTAEIEQKIKALKEELFNLRFQLATGQLENTARIRQVRKDIARMKTIIRERELAANK
- the rpsQ gene encoding 30S ribosomal protein S17, which translates into the protein MSQRNQRKVYVGRVVSDKMDKTITVLVETYKKHPLYGKRVKYSKKYKAHDEHNIAKVGDIVKIMETRPLSATKRFRLVEVIEKAVVL
- the rpsS gene encoding 30S ribosomal protein S19, which produces MGRSLKKGPFCDEHLMKKIEKLNATGQKQVIKTWSRRSTIFPQFVGHTIAVYDGRKHVPVYITEDMVGHKLGEFAPTRTFRGHAGDDKKTKR
- the rplW gene encoding 50S ribosomal protein L23, with product MKDPRDIIKRPIITENTMNLIGQKKYTFEVDVKANKTEVKDAVEKIFGVKVAKVNIMNYKGKFKRVGRYSGYTNRRRKAIVTLTPDSKEIELFEV
- the tuf gene encoding elongation factor Tu, with protein sequence MAKAKFERTKPHVNIGTIGHVDHGKTTLTAAITTVLAKQGKAEAKAYDQIDAAPEERERGITISTAHVEYETDARHYAHVDCPGHADYVKNMITGAAQMDGAILVVSAADGPMPQTREHILLSRQVGVPYIVVFLNKCDMVDDEELLELVEMEVRDLLSEYDFPGDEVPVIKGSALKALEGDPQWEEKIIELMNAVDEYIPTPQREVDKPFMMPIEDVFSITGRGTVATGRVERGTLKVGDPVEIIGLSDEPKTTTVTGVEMFRKLLDQAEAGDNIGALLRGVSRDEVERGQVLAKPGSITPHTKFKAQVYVLTKEEGGRHTPFFSNYRPQFYFRTTDVTGIITLPEGVEMVMPGDNVEMTVELIAPIAIEEGTKFSIREGGRTVGAGSVSEIIE
- the rpsC gene encoding 30S ribosomal protein S3, with the translated sequence MGQKVNPIGLRIGIIRDWESRWYAEKDYADLLHEDLKIREYISKRLQDAAVSRVEIERAANRVNVTIHTAKPGMVIGKGGSEVEALRKALAQLTGKRVHINIVEIKKPDLDARLVAENIARQLENRVSFRRAQKQAIQRAMRAGAKGIKTMVSGRLGGADIARSEHYSEGTVPLHTLRADIDYGTAEADTTYGKIGVKVWIYRGEVLPTKKKAEEGGK
- the fusA gene encoding elongation factor G produces the protein MAREFSLENTRNIGIMAHIDAGKTTTTERILFYTGRVHKIGEVHEGAATMDWMEQEQERGITITSAATTAQWKGHRINIIDTPGHVDFTVEVERSLRVLDGAITVLDAQSGVEPQTETVWRQATTYGVPRIVFVNKMDKIGADFLYSVKTLHDRLQANAHPVQLPIGAEDQFSGIIDLVEMCAYHYHDELGKNIERIDIPEEYRDMAEEYHNKLIEAVAELDEELMMKYLEGEEITTEELKAAIRKATISVEFFPVFCGSAFKNKGVQLLLDGVVDYLPSPVDIPAIRGVVPDTEEEVTREASDDAPFAALAFKIMTDPYVGKLTFIRVYSGTLDSGSYVMNTTKGKRERIGRLLQMHANHRQEISKVYAGDIAAAVGLKDTTTGDTLCDEKHPVILESMQFPEPVISVAIEPKSKADQDKMSQALQKLQEEDPTFRAHTDPETGQTIISGMGELHLDIIVDRMRREFKVEANVGAPQVAYRETFRKSAQVEGKFIRQSGGRGQYGHVWIEFSPNERGKGFEFENAIVGGVVPKEYVPAVQAGLEEAMQNGVLAGYPVVDIKAKLFDGSYHDVDSSEMAFKIAASLALKNAATKCDPVLLEPIMKVEVVIPEEYLGDIMGDITSRRGRIEGMEARGNAQVVRAMVPLAEMFGYATSLRSNTQGRGTFSMVFDHYEEVPKNIADEIIKKNKGE
- the rplP gene encoding 50S ribosomal protein L16; this translates as MLMPKRVKYRREHRGRMKGRAKGGTEVHFGEFGLQALESAWITNRQIEAARRAMTRYMRRGGKVWIRIFPSKPYTAKPLEVRMGSGKGAPEGWVAVVKPGKVMFEVGGVSEEVAREALRLASHKLPIKCKFVKREETGGEA
- the rpsJ gene encoding 30S ribosomal protein S10, producing MAKEKIRIRLKAYDHRILDQSAEKIVETAKRSGAKVSGPIPLPTERTVYTILRAVHKYKDSREQFEMRTHKRLIDIINPTPQTVDSLMRLDLPSGVDIEIKL
- the rplB gene encoding 50S ribosomal protein L2; this translates as MAIKKYKPTSNGRRGMTVLDFSEITTDQPEKSLLAPLKKKAGRNNQGKITVRHQGGGHKRQYRIIDFKRDKDGIPGRVATIEYDPNRSANIALINYADGEKRYIIAPKNLKVGMEIMSGPDADIKIGNALPLENIPVGTLVHNIELKPGRGGQLVRAAGTSAQVLGKEGKYVIVRLASGEVRMILGKCRATVGEVGNEQHELVNIGKAGRARWLGIRPTVRGSVMNPVDHPHGGGEGKAPIGRKSPMTPWGKPTLGYKTRKKKNKSDKFIIRRRKK